One region of Culex pipiens pallens isolate TS chromosome 2, TS_CPP_V2, whole genome shotgun sequence genomic DNA includes:
- the LOC120418574 gene encoding uncharacterized protein LOC120418574 has translation MSNPALLAAAAVAVTLALISPSVATRANFDPNEFCRGINAGIFPHPDGSLCFQYVSCLFGEGFVYECNEGFVFDADKFVCVPGDWAECEEGGTVDPDLERICADVSLGVFEYERDCGKFLFCNRGEAQVMECDANEIWVQERGVCAVGSRDTCEEGDLFCMGRPDGAIEHPDGCHLFIECRNQIHTVVTCSRGYVFDGQGGCVVGHSETCETSQDLCDGDQGVMHPHPEFCDLFVECDGSYMRAVSCGINEIFRYDIQFCVPGNPDTCIPSRPEVACEGRPDGIIPHPDECNMFIVCTNGVSSSHNCPHGEILRPELPFCVAGDSETCEFLDGVCVGRPDGFVIEHPNYCGSFIWCQGGQVQIHPCPAGEILREDMQFCVPGDLNTCEFSPVENMCDGRMEDLRFPHPDRCDQVVICSGGSHSVQSCPPYTIVQPGSIQCVPGNPESCDLYTDMCIGRPDGVIPHPSRCHLFINCQSGQVQLQSCPDGHIFDSSDSQCVPGNVETCDHLDEYCVGKEDGVISHPNRCDLFMICAGGVTTVHPCPTGEILRPDMQFCVPGNSATCQFDPVEQMCNGREGPLVFPHPYDCSLLVRCQGGQYTIESCQDGAVVQPGQITCVAGNRDTCELYNDRCVGIPDDRIPHPSECHVFLQCNGGATNVQSCPRGTIFQGPSCVVGDRESCELLDQTCEPIRDPTILEHPNFCDLYIECRDGTTTLRTCSPGLILHPNMQVCSPGDSHSCNFREIEDMCVGQPLIRFPPPSQTQCAEYVTCSGGTPTVNSCRDGTVLRPRFLDCVAGNEQTCANFAHICLFRPNEYIAHPARCDMFISCVSEIPNVVDCPAGHIFNSFTRTCVPGDAQTCETFDNLCRGSPNGVLPHPGSCNMFIRCIESNAMVDSCPVGNIFHQASGDCVPGNAQTCNLYNDRCSNQPNGVIEFPGRCDLFIACHEGTSTAHQCPSGEILNVDIQFCMPGNPQTCEFDQDPEDPVLSICQGREDGQFVHPFFCYQFIQCLGGQTIIGTCPAGQIFVPSLGRCAAGDASTCEAEDSGPPGGEVTDDLCTRTGIYNVAHPNLDLCWMYVRCVFRVAFEMECPIFHVFSPVFAICVPGDRNNC, from the coding sequence ATGTCCAACCCGGCCCTgctcgcagcagcagcagtcgcgGTCACCTTGGCGCTGATAAGCCCTTCGGTGGCGACGCGTGCAAACTTCGACCCGAACGAGTTCTGCCGGGGCATCAACGCCGGCATCTTCCCCCACCCGGACGGGAGTCTGTGCTTCCAGTACGTGTCCTGCCTGTTTGGCGAGGGCTTCGTGTACGAGTGCAACGAGGGATTCGTGTTTGACGCGGACAAGTTTGTGTGCGTCCCCGGGGATTGGGCGGAGTGTGAGGAAGGGGGGACGGTGGATCCGGACCTGGAGCGGATCTGCGCGGATGTTTCGCTGGGGGTGTTTGAGTACGAGCGCGATTGTGGGAAGTTTTTGTTCTGCAATCGGGGGGAGGCGCAGGTGATGGAGTGTGACGCGAACGAGATTTGGGTGCAGGAGCGGGGAGTTTGTGCGGTGGGGAGCAGGGATACCTGCGAGGAGGGAGATTTGTTCTGTATGGGACGACCGGATGGGGCGATTGAACATCCGGACGGTTGCCATCTGTTCATCGAGTGCAGGAATCAGATTCATACGGTGGTGACTTGCAGTCGTGGTTACGTGTTTGATGGACAAGGAGGCTGCGTTGTTGGACATAGTGAAACGTGCGAGACTTCGCAGGATCTGTGTGATGGGGATCAGGGAGTGATGCACCCGCATCCGGAGTTTTGCGATCTGTTCGTGGAGTGTGACGGGAGCTATATGAGGGCGGTAAGCTGTGGAATCAATGAAATCTTCCGATATGATATTCAGTTCTGCGTTCCTGGAAATCCGGACACTTGCATCCCAAGTAGACCAGAGGTCGCATGTGAAGGTAGACCCGATGGTATCATCCCACATCCGGACGAGTGTAACATGTTCATCGTTTGCACGAATGGAGTGTCGAGTTCGCATAATTGTCCCCACGGAGAGATTCTACGACCTGAGCTTCCGTTCTGCGTAGCTGGAGACTCGGAAACCTGTGAGTTCCTGGATGGCGTGTGCGTTGGTCGACCGGATGGATTCGTGATCGAACATCCCAACTACTGTGGAAGCTTCATCTGGTGTCAGGGTGGACAGGTGCAGATTCATCCGTGTCCTGCTGGAGAGATTCTCCGGGAAGATATGCAGTTCTGCGTTCCTGGAGATTTAAATACCTGCGAGTTTAGTCCGGTTGAGAACATGTGCGATGGAAGGATGGAGGACCTTCGATTCCCTCATCCGGATCGTTGTGATCAGGTTGTGATTTGCTCCGGCGGTAGTCATTCTGTTCAGAGCTGTCCGCCGTATACGATCGTTCAGCCGGGAAGCATTCAGTGTGTTCCAGGTAATCCGGAAAGCTGCGATCTCTACACGGATATGTGCATTGGTCGACCCGACGGAGTCATTCCGCATCCATCGCGTTGTCACCTGTTCATCAACTGTCAATCCGGACAGGTGCAGCTGCAATCATGCCCTGATGGTCATATCTTCGATTCGTCCGATTCACAATGTGTACCCGGAAACGTCGAAACCTGTGACCACCTGGATGAGTACTGCGTCGGCAAGGAGGATGGAGTGATTTCGCATCCCAACCGATGCGATCTGTTCATGATTTGTGCGGGAGGTGTCACGACGGTGCATCCTTGCCCGACGGGAGAGATCCTTCGTCCGGATATGCAGTTTTGCGTCCCTGGAAACAGCGCCACCTGCCAGTTTGATCCCGTAGAGCAGATGTGCAATGGTCGTGAAGGCCCGTTGGTGTTCCCTCATCCGTATGACTGCTCACTGCTGGTGAGATGTCAGGGCGGTCAGTACACGATCGAGTCCTGCCAGGATGGTGCAGTTGTTCAACCTGGTCAGATCACCTGCGTTGCAGGCAACAGAGACACCTGTGAGCTGTACAATGATCGTTGCGTTGGAATCCCTGATGATCGTATCCCACATCCGTCGGAATGTCACGTATTTCTGCAGTGCAACGGTGGCGCAACCAACGTACAATCTTGTCCGCGTGGAACAATCTTCCAAGGTCCTTCATGCGTAGTCGGCGATCGCGAATCATGTGAACTTCTCGATCAAACCTGTGAACCAATCCGAGATCCAACCATCCTCGAACATCCCAACTTCTGCGATCTTTACATCGAATGCCGCGACGGAACGACGACGCTGCGAACCTGCTCTCCAGGGTTGATCCTGCATCCCAACATGCAAGTATGCTCGCCGGGAGATTCCCACAGCTGCAACTTCCGAGAGATTGAAGATATGTGCGTGGGTCAACCGCTGATCCGATTCCCACCGCCAAGTCAAACGCAGTGCGCTGAATACGTTAcctgctccggtggaactcCCACGGTCAACAGCTGCCGCGATGGAACCGTGCTGCGACCTCGATTCCTGGACTGCGTCGCCGGAAACGAGCAGACCTGTGCCAACTTTGCCCACATCTGTCTGTTCCGGCCGAACGAGTACATCGCTCATCCGGCCCGGTGTGATATGTTCATATCGTGCGTTTCGGAGATTCCGAACGTGGTGGACTGCCCAGCAGGGCACATTTTCAACTCCTTCACGAGAACGTGCGTGCCCGGTGATGCGCAAACCTGTGAAACGTTTGACAACTTGTGCCGAGGATCACCGAATGGAGTGCTGCCTCATCCTGGGAGTTGCAACATGTTTATTCGATGCATCGAAAGTAACGCAATGGTAGATTCTTGCCCGGTTGGGAACATCTTCCATCAAGCATCCGGAGATTGTGTACCGGGTAACGCCCAGACCTGCAATCTGTACAACGACCGTTGCTCCAACCAGCCGAACGGGGTCATCGAGTTCCCCGGAAGGTGCGATCTGTTTATCGCGTGTCACGAAGGCACCTCAACGGCTCACCAGTGTCCCTCAGGGGAGATTCTCAACGTGGACATTCAGTTCTGCATGCCAGGTAATCCACAGACGTGTGAATTTGATCAAGATCCGGAAGATCCCGTGCTTAGCATCTGTCAAGGGCGTGAAGACGGACAATTCGTGCATCCCTTCTTCTGCTACCAGTTCATCCAGTGTTTGGGAGGTCAGACCATAATTGGGACCTGTCCTGCAGGGCAGATCTTCGTACCATCGTTGGGACGGTGTGCCGCTGGGGATGCGTCGACTTGTGAAGCGGAAGACAGTGGACCTCCTGGCGGTGAGGTGACGGACGACCTGTGCACCCGGACTGGAATCTACAACGTTGCACATCCCAATCTGGATCTTTGCTGGATGTACGTCCGGTGTGTATTCCGGGTGGCGTTCGAGATGGAGTGTCCGATATTCCATGTGTTTAGTCCGGTGTTTGCGATTTGCGTTCCAGGGGACCGGAATAACTGCTAG